The proteins below come from a single Benincasa hispida cultivar B227 chromosome 4, ASM972705v1, whole genome shotgun sequence genomic window:
- the LOC120075595 gene encoding TOM1-like protein 9, which yields MVNSVVARATSDMLIGPDWAMNIEICDMLNHDPGQAKDVVKGIKKRLGSKNAKVQLLALTLLETIIKNCGDIVHMHVAEKGLLHEMVKMVKKKPDFRVKEKILILIDTWQEAFGGPRARYPQYYAAYQELLRAGAVFPQRSESSAPVFTPPQTQPLASYPPNLRNADRNQQDGAETSAESEFPTLSLTEIQNARGIMDVLSEMLNALEPGNKEAIRQEVIVDLVDQCRTYKQRVVHLVNSTADESLLCQGLALNDDLQRLLARHESISSGNPVVQKPKSESATTLVDVDRPLIDTGDNSKQPETKAAASNAGEGSQTLNQLLLPAPAATNGPAPPGRVEPNVDLLSGDFNSPKAETSLALVPLGEQQPNPPASDQNALVLFDMFSDGNNASNPANPPPISPGGQPPHPHASQFQQQQQQQPNVHSPQAGLYPNGNVMNMGSPNYEQSMYMQGPGSAWNGQTPPQQQQQPHSPVYGPQTGSLPPPPWEAQSSDDGSPVAGSHYPQPMQVTTQVIVSHGLGGHPQGPQSMGNEVVGIGMYIQPITSGQMSNMNSHVNPNHQLGMPMPPPQIPGMQNMGMPMPQQHPQANQVTQPYYPQQMYGNHNQYNPGYGYGQPQMPQQYLEQQMYGLSIRDDMSMSNLSSQASALSYVPPMKPANKPEDKLFGDLVDIAKFKPTKSTPGRAGSM from the exons CTGTTGGAAACAATCATTAAGAATTGTGGGGACATTGTTCATATGCATGTGGCAGAGAAGGGTCTTCTTCATGAGATGGTAAAAATGGTGAAGAAGAAG CCTGATTTTCGCGTCAAAGAGAAGATATTGATTCTGATAGATACTTGGCAAGAAGCTTTTGGAGGACCTAGGGCAAGATATCCACAATATTATGCTGCATACCAGGAATTGTTG CGTGCTGGGGCAGTTTTCCCCCAGAGATCTGAGAGCTCCGCACCTGTATTCACCCCCCCACAAACACAACCTTTGGCATCATATCCTCCTAATCTACGGAATGCTGATCGAAATCAGCAAGATGGTGCTGAGACCTCTGCCGAGTCTGAGTTTCCGACCTTAAG CCTGACTGAAATTCAAAATGCTCgtggaattatggatgttcTTTCAGAGATGCTTAATGCATTAGAACCAGGGAATAAAGAG GCTATCAGACAGGAAGTTATCGTTGACTTGGTTGACCAATGCCGTACTTACAAGCAGAGGGTGGTTCACCTTGTTAACTCAACAGC GGATGAGTCACTACTTTGCCAAGGACTTGCACTTAATGATGATCTTCAGAGGCTACTTGCTAGGCATGAATCTATTTCTTCTGGAAATCCTGTTGTTCAGAAACCAAAGTCTGAATCTGCTACAACACTCGTTGATGTAGACCGTCCTCTTATCGACACTGGAGATAACAGCAAACAGCCCGAGACAAA AGCTGCCGCCTCAAATGCTGGTGAAGGGTCTCAAACCCTGAACCAGTTGTTGCTTCCTGCACCTGCTGCAACTAATGGACCAGCTCCACCAGGTAGAGTTGAACCCAACGTAGACCTGCTGAGCGGCGACTTCAATTCACCAAAGGCAGAGACTTCACTGGCTCTTGTTCCTCTTGGAGAGCAACAACCTAATCCTCCTGCATCAGATCAAAATGCTCTTGTTCTATTTGACATGTTCTCTGATGGTAACAATGCCTCTAATCCTGCAAATCCCCCTCCTATCAGTCCCGGTGGGCAACCCCCGCACCCACATGCTTCGCAATTTcaacagcagcagcagcagcagccaAATGTTCATTCCCCACAAGCTGGATTGTATCCGAATGGGAACGTCATGAACATGGGTTCTCCTAATTATGAGCAATCGATGTACATGCAGGGCCCAGGTTCTGCCTGGAATGGTCAAACTCCTCCTCAGCAGCAACAGCAGCCCCATTCACCTGTCTATG GTCCGCAAACTGGTTCATTGCCACCTCCGCCCTGGGAAGCTCAGTCTTCTGATGATGGCAGCCCAGTAGCAGGCTCTCATTACCCTCAACCAATGCAGGTTACTACTCAGGTTATCGTCTCACATGGACTCGGTGGACATCCCCAAGGACCCCAATCGATGGGGAACGAGGTTGTAGGTATAGGTATGTACATCCAGCCAATAACGAGTGGTCAAATGTCTAACATGAATAGCCATGTTAATCCGAACCATCAGTTGGGTATGCCGATGCCTCCACCGCAGATCCCGGGCATGCAAAATATGGGTATGCCGATGCCTCAGCAACATCCGCAGGCTAACCAGGTGACACAACCATATTACCCTCAACAGATGTATGGCAACCACAACCAATACAATCCTGGCTATGGCTATGGTCAACCTCAAATGCCCCAACAATATCTTGAGCAGCAAATGTATGGCCTGTCCATAAGAGATGATATGAGTATGAGCAATTTGTCTTCTCAAGCTTCTGCTTTATCTTATGTGCCTCCCATGAAGCCAGCCAATAAACCAGAGGATAAACTGTTCGGCGACCTCGTTGACATTGCAAAATTCAAACCCACGAAATCGACTCCCGGCAGAGCTGGTAGCATGTGA